In Ctenopharyngodon idella isolate HZGC_01 chromosome 1, HZGC01, whole genome shotgun sequence, a single genomic region encodes these proteins:
- the LOC127508113 gene encoding glutathione hydrolase 1 proenzyme-like isoform X4, protein MSASENMFGSDPEKAKPGLFIAVPGELRGYALAHKRHGRLPWKELFEPSIKLALDGFRIGKALARAINETRHTILNDKTLCEVFCDSNNKTLKENDTIRFPKLADTYKKIAEEGPDAFYNGSLTQTIVDDINAAGGIITREDLKNYQAVLNEYALNFTVGKYIFHAPDAPFGGPVLALILNILKGYNISSSSVSTIKNKTLMYHRMIEAFRFADAQKSKLGDPNYNNITEIVQKMTSVSFADHIRSKIKDDNKQDSYYEQEGIDKVPDDHGTSHLSVIAEDGSAVAVTSSINDYFGSGVMSHSTGIIFNDQMRDFNDPEVINGVSNNNLIKPGKRPLSSKCPTIILDEQSRKVKMVVGGAGGTNITTSVAQVILNYLFFDYDLQNSVNEPRVQITLNVTNIEAEFNKKHYQWSRRSYNRGTKSVLNPTTGITALLLDTERCSCDHAAVEPAKVKPLSSDRSRHVCWDAIKLEQATCRKLFINNIVSAILHYDIPQHLKMLHILSVVFQFVHFF, encoded by the exons ATGAGTGCTTCAGAGAACATGTTCGGCAGTGACCCTGAGAAAGCAAAACCAG GATTATTCATAGCTGTGCCAGGAGAACTACGTGGTTATGCGCTGGCACACAAAAGACACGGGAGACTGCCATGGAAGGAGCTGTTTGAGCCCAGTATAAAGCTGGCATTAGATGGATTTCGGATTGGCAAGGCCTTGGCCAGAGCCATTAATGAGACTCGTCATACAATTCTGAATGATAAAACATTGTG TGAAGTGTTTTGTGACTCAAACAATAAAACCTTGAAGGAAAATGATACTATAAGATTTCCCAAACTAGCAGACACCTATAAGAAGATAGCAGAAGAAGGACCAGATGCCTTTTACAATGGGTCATTGACTCAGACTATAGTGGATGATATCAATGCTGCAG GAGGGATTATAACACGTGAGGACCTGAAGAATTATCAGGCAGTGCTGAATGAGTATGCATTAAACTTTACTGTGGGGAAATACATATTTCATGCTCCTGATGCTCCATTCGGTGGACCTGTGCTCGCTCTGATACTCAACATACtcaaag GTTACAACATCTCAAGCAGCAGTGTGTCCACAATAAAGAACAAGACTTTGATGTATCATCGCATGATAGAGGCGTTCCGCTTCGCTGATGCCCAAAAGAGTAAACTGGGAGACCCAAATTATAATAACATCACTGAG ATTGTCCAAAAAATGACCTCAGTGAGCTTTGCAGACCACATCAGGAGTAAGATTAAAGATGACAACAAACAAGACAGCTACTATGAGCAGGAGGGCATTGATAAAGTGCCTGATGACCATGGCACATCTCACCTGTCAGTCATCGCAGAAGATGGGAGTGCAGTGGCAGTCACCAGCAGTATCAATGACTA CTTTGGTTCGGGGGTGATGTCACACTCAACAggcattatatttaatgacCAAATGAGGGATTTCAATGATCCTGAGGTGATAAATGGAGTTAGCAACAACAACTTAATTAAACCAG GTAAAAGGCCACTTTCATCAAAGTGTCCCACAATAATATTGGACGAACAGAGCAGAAAAGTCAAAATGGTGGTTGGAGGTGCAGGAGGAACAAATATCACCACATCAGTTGCTCAG GTGATCCTGAACTATCTGTTCTTTGACTATGACCTGCAGAATTCTGTTAATGAACCCAGAGTTCAGATCACGCTGAATGTGACAAATATAGAAGCTGAATTTAATAAG AAACATTATCAGTGGTCCAGGCGGTCGTACAACAGAGGGACAAAATCTGTACTGAATCCGACCACAGGAATTACGGCTCTCCTGCTGGATACTGAGCGCTGCTCCTGCGATCATGCTGCTGTTGAGCCAGCAAAAGTAAAACCGTTGTCTAGTGACAGATCCAGACATGTTTGTTGGGATGCAATAAAACTTGAGCAGGCAACATGCAGAAAGTTATTCATAAATAACATTGTTTCAGCCATTCTACATTACGATATCCCACAGCACCTAAAAATGCTGCATATTTTATCTGTAGTATtccagtttgtccattttttttaa
- the LOC127508113 gene encoding glutathione hydrolase 1 proenzyme-like isoform X3, producing MGCLTSKSCRERQRSEAPGPSGVSVTSDGPVTSDPLIAQRSDPPGISGASTEPPPRWCLCLSKNQCVCLCVCLIIGLVISVVVGLKIYLNSNNSGHPDECYAKAAVAAGARTCSEIGRDILKRGGSAVDAAIAALLCVSLVNTQSMGIGGGVVFTIYNASTGKVETINARETAPMSASENMFGSDPEKAKPGLFIAVPGELRGYALAHKRHGRLPWKELFEPSIKLALDGFRIGKALARAINETRHTILNDKTLCEVFCDSNNKTLKENDTIRFPKLADTYKKIAEEGPDAFYNGSLTQTIVDDINAAGGIITREDLKNYQAVLNEYALNFTVGKYIFHAPDAPFGGPVLALILNILKGYNISSSSVSTIKNKTLMYHRMIEAFRFADAQKSKLGDPNYNNITEIVQKMTSVSFADHIRSKIKDDNKQDSYYEQEGIDKVPDDHGTSHLSVIAEDGSAVAVTSSINDYFGSGVMSHSTGIIFNDQMRDFNDPEVINGVSNNNLIKPGKRPLSSKCPTIILDEQSRKVKMVVGGAGGTNITTSVAQVILNYLFFDYDLQNSVNEPRVQITLNVTNIEAEFNKSIIDGLKQKNHNIIQNTYYTSETLSVVQAVVQQRDKICTESDHRNYGSPAGY from the exons ATGGGTTGTCTCACAAGCAAGTCATG CAGGGAGAGACAGAGATCAGAGGCTCCAGGACCCAGCGGTGTGTCCGTGACAAGTGATGGaccagtgacctctgaccctct aaTCGCACAGAGATCAGATCCTCCAGGAATCAGCGGTGCATCCACAGAGCCACCTCCTCG CTGGTGCCTATGCCTGAGCAAGAACCAGTGTGTGTGCCTGTGCGTGTGCCTGATCATCGGCTTAGTGATTTCAGTGGTTGTGGGATtgaaaatatatctaaattccAACAATTCGGGACACCCTGATGAGTGCTATGCTAAAGCAGCAGTGGCAGCAGGTGCCAGGACGTGCTCTGAGATCGGGAG GGACATTTTGAAGCGTGGCGGTTCAGCAGTTGATGCTGCTATTGCTGCTCTGCTGTGTGTGAGTCTGGTTAATACCCAGAGCATGGGCATCGGAGGAGGTGTGGTTTTCACCATATACAACGCGTCAACAG GAAAGGTGGAGACAATTAATGCAAGAGAAACCGCTCCAATGAGTGCTTCAGAGAACATGTTCGGCAGTGACCCTGAGAAAGCAAAACCAG GATTATTCATAGCTGTGCCAGGAGAACTACGTGGTTATGCGCTGGCACACAAAAGACACGGGAGACTGCCATGGAAGGAGCTGTTTGAGCCCAGTATAAAGCTGGCATTAGATGGATTTCGGATTGGCAAGGCCTTGGCCAGAGCCATTAATGAGACTCGTCATACAATTCTGAATGATAAAACATTGTG TGAAGTGTTTTGTGACTCAAACAATAAAACCTTGAAGGAAAATGATACTATAAGATTTCCCAAACTAGCAGACACCTATAAGAAGATAGCAGAAGAAGGACCAGATGCCTTTTACAATGGGTCATTGACTCAGACTATAGTGGATGATATCAATGCTGCAG GAGGGATTATAACACGTGAGGACCTGAAGAATTATCAGGCAGTGCTGAATGAGTATGCATTAAACTTTACTGTGGGGAAATACATATTTCATGCTCCTGATGCTCCATTCGGTGGACCTGTGCTCGCTCTGATACTCAACATACtcaaag GTTACAACATCTCAAGCAGCAGTGTGTCCACAATAAAGAACAAGACTTTGATGTATCATCGCATGATAGAGGCGTTCCGCTTCGCTGATGCCCAAAAGAGTAAACTGGGAGACCCAAATTATAATAACATCACTGAG ATTGTCCAAAAAATGACCTCAGTGAGCTTTGCAGACCACATCAGGAGTAAGATTAAAGATGACAACAAACAAGACAGCTACTATGAGCAGGAGGGCATTGATAAAGTGCCTGATGACCATGGCACATCTCACCTGTCAGTCATCGCAGAAGATGGGAGTGCAGTGGCAGTCACCAGCAGTATCAATGACTA CTTTGGTTCGGGGGTGATGTCACACTCAACAggcattatatttaatgacCAAATGAGGGATTTCAATGATCCTGAGGTGATAAATGGAGTTAGCAACAACAACTTAATTAAACCAG GTAAAAGGCCACTTTCATCAAAGTGTCCCACAATAATATTGGACGAACAGAGCAGAAAAGTCAAAATGGTGGTTGGAGGTGCAGGAGGAACAAATATCACCACATCAGTTGCTCAG GTGATCCTGAACTATCTGTTCTTTGACTATGACCTGCAGAATTCTGTTAATGAACCCAGAGTTCAGATCACGCTGAATGTGACAAATATAGAAGCTGAATTTAATAAG AGTATAATTGATGGCTTGAAGCAGAAGAATCataatataattcaaaatacataTTATACTTCAGAAACATTATCAGTGGTCCAGGCGGTCGTACAACAGAGGGACAAAATCTGTACTGAATCCGACCACAGGAATTACGGCTCTCCTGCTGGATACTGA
- the LOC127508113 gene encoding glutathione hydrolase 1 proenzyme-like isoform X1 has product MGCLTSKSCRERQRSEAPGPSGVSVTSDGPVTSDPLIAQRSDPPGISGASTEPPPRWCLCLSKNQCVCLCVCLIIGLVISVVVGLKIYLNSNNSGHPDECYAKAAVAAGARTCSEIGRDILKRGGSAVDAAIAALLCVSLVNTQSMGIGGGVVFTIYNASTGKVETINARETAPMSASENMFGSDPEKAKPGLFIAVPGELRGYALAHKRHGRLPWKELFEPSIKLALDGFRIGKALARAINETRHTILNDKTLCEVFCDSNNKTLKENDTIRFPKLADTYKKIAEEGPDAFYNGSLTQTIVDDINAAGGIITREDLKNYQAVLNEYALNFTVGKYIFHAPDAPFGGPVLALILNILKGYNISSSSVSTIKNKTLMYHRMIEAFRFADAQKSKLGDPNYNNITEIVQKMTSVSFADHIRSKIKDDNKQDSYYEQEGIDKVPDDHGTSHLSVIAEDGSAVAVTSSINDYFGSGVMSHSTGIIFNDQMRDFNDPEVINGVSNNNLIKPGKRPLSSKCPTIILDEQSRKVKMVVGGAGGTNITTSVAQVILNYLFFDYDLQNSVNEPRVQITLNVTNIEAEFNKKHYQWSRRSYNRGTKSVLNPTTGITALLLDTERCSCDHAAVEPAKVKPLSSDRSRHVCWDAIKLEQATCRKLFINNIVSAILHYDIPQHLKMLHILSVVFQFVHFF; this is encoded by the exons ATGGGTTGTCTCACAAGCAAGTCATG CAGGGAGAGACAGAGATCAGAGGCTCCAGGACCCAGCGGTGTGTCCGTGACAAGTGATGGaccagtgacctctgaccctct aaTCGCACAGAGATCAGATCCTCCAGGAATCAGCGGTGCATCCACAGAGCCACCTCCTCG CTGGTGCCTATGCCTGAGCAAGAACCAGTGTGTGTGCCTGTGCGTGTGCCTGATCATCGGCTTAGTGATTTCAGTGGTTGTGGGATtgaaaatatatctaaattccAACAATTCGGGACACCCTGATGAGTGCTATGCTAAAGCAGCAGTGGCAGCAGGTGCCAGGACGTGCTCTGAGATCGGGAG GGACATTTTGAAGCGTGGCGGTTCAGCAGTTGATGCTGCTATTGCTGCTCTGCTGTGTGTGAGTCTGGTTAATACCCAGAGCATGGGCATCGGAGGAGGTGTGGTTTTCACCATATACAACGCGTCAACAG GAAAGGTGGAGACAATTAATGCAAGAGAAACCGCTCCAATGAGTGCTTCAGAGAACATGTTCGGCAGTGACCCTGAGAAAGCAAAACCAG GATTATTCATAGCTGTGCCAGGAGAACTACGTGGTTATGCGCTGGCACACAAAAGACACGGGAGACTGCCATGGAAGGAGCTGTTTGAGCCCAGTATAAAGCTGGCATTAGATGGATTTCGGATTGGCAAGGCCTTGGCCAGAGCCATTAATGAGACTCGTCATACAATTCTGAATGATAAAACATTGTG TGAAGTGTTTTGTGACTCAAACAATAAAACCTTGAAGGAAAATGATACTATAAGATTTCCCAAACTAGCAGACACCTATAAGAAGATAGCAGAAGAAGGACCAGATGCCTTTTACAATGGGTCATTGACTCAGACTATAGTGGATGATATCAATGCTGCAG GAGGGATTATAACACGTGAGGACCTGAAGAATTATCAGGCAGTGCTGAATGAGTATGCATTAAACTTTACTGTGGGGAAATACATATTTCATGCTCCTGATGCTCCATTCGGTGGACCTGTGCTCGCTCTGATACTCAACATACtcaaag GTTACAACATCTCAAGCAGCAGTGTGTCCACAATAAAGAACAAGACTTTGATGTATCATCGCATGATAGAGGCGTTCCGCTTCGCTGATGCCCAAAAGAGTAAACTGGGAGACCCAAATTATAATAACATCACTGAG ATTGTCCAAAAAATGACCTCAGTGAGCTTTGCAGACCACATCAGGAGTAAGATTAAAGATGACAACAAACAAGACAGCTACTATGAGCAGGAGGGCATTGATAAAGTGCCTGATGACCATGGCACATCTCACCTGTCAGTCATCGCAGAAGATGGGAGTGCAGTGGCAGTCACCAGCAGTATCAATGACTA CTTTGGTTCGGGGGTGATGTCACACTCAACAggcattatatttaatgacCAAATGAGGGATTTCAATGATCCTGAGGTGATAAATGGAGTTAGCAACAACAACTTAATTAAACCAG GTAAAAGGCCACTTTCATCAAAGTGTCCCACAATAATATTGGACGAACAGAGCAGAAAAGTCAAAATGGTGGTTGGAGGTGCAGGAGGAACAAATATCACCACATCAGTTGCTCAG GTGATCCTGAACTATCTGTTCTTTGACTATGACCTGCAGAATTCTGTTAATGAACCCAGAGTTCAGATCACGCTGAATGTGACAAATATAGAAGCTGAATTTAATAAG AAACATTATCAGTGGTCCAGGCGGTCGTACAACAGAGGGACAAAATCTGTACTGAATCCGACCACAGGAATTACGGCTCTCCTGCTGGATACTGAGCGCTGCTCCTGCGATCATGCTGCTGTTGAGCCAGCAAAAGTAAAACCGTTGTCTAGTGACAGATCCAGACATGTTTGTTGGGATGCAATAAAACTTGAGCAGGCAACATGCAGAAAGTTATTCATAAATAACATTGTTTCAGCCATTCTACATTACGATATCCCACAGCACCTAAAAATGCTGCATATTTTATCTGTAGTATtccagtttgtccattttttttaa
- the LOC127508113 gene encoding glutathione hydrolase 1 proenzyme-like isoform X2, with amino-acid sequence MGCLTSKSWERQRSEAPGPSGVSVTSDGPVTSDPLIAQRSDPPGISGASTEPPPRWCLCLSKNQCVCLCVCLIIGLVISVVVGLKIYLNSNNSGHPDECYAKAAVAAGARTCSEIGRDILKRGGSAVDAAIAALLCVSLVNTQSMGIGGGVVFTIYNASTGKVETINARETAPMSASENMFGSDPEKAKPGLFIAVPGELRGYALAHKRHGRLPWKELFEPSIKLALDGFRIGKALARAINETRHTILNDKTLCEVFCDSNNKTLKENDTIRFPKLADTYKKIAEEGPDAFYNGSLTQTIVDDINAAGGIITREDLKNYQAVLNEYALNFTVGKYIFHAPDAPFGGPVLALILNILKGYNISSSSVSTIKNKTLMYHRMIEAFRFADAQKSKLGDPNYNNITEIVQKMTSVSFADHIRSKIKDDNKQDSYYEQEGIDKVPDDHGTSHLSVIAEDGSAVAVTSSINDYFGSGVMSHSTGIIFNDQMRDFNDPEVINGVSNNNLIKPGKRPLSSKCPTIILDEQSRKVKMVVGGAGGTNITTSVAQVILNYLFFDYDLQNSVNEPRVQITLNVTNIEAEFNKKHYQWSRRSYNRGTKSVLNPTTGITALLLDTERCSCDHAAVEPAKVKPLSSDRSRHVCWDAIKLEQATCRKLFINNIVSAILHYDIPQHLKMLHILSVVFQFVHFF; translated from the exons ATGGGTTGTCTCACAAGCAAGTCATG GGAGAGACAGAGATCAGAGGCTCCAGGACCCAGCGGTGTGTCCGTGACAAGTGATGGaccagtgacctctgaccctct aaTCGCACAGAGATCAGATCCTCCAGGAATCAGCGGTGCATCCACAGAGCCACCTCCTCG CTGGTGCCTATGCCTGAGCAAGAACCAGTGTGTGTGCCTGTGCGTGTGCCTGATCATCGGCTTAGTGATTTCAGTGGTTGTGGGATtgaaaatatatctaaattccAACAATTCGGGACACCCTGATGAGTGCTATGCTAAAGCAGCAGTGGCAGCAGGTGCCAGGACGTGCTCTGAGATCGGGAG GGACATTTTGAAGCGTGGCGGTTCAGCAGTTGATGCTGCTATTGCTGCTCTGCTGTGTGTGAGTCTGGTTAATACCCAGAGCATGGGCATCGGAGGAGGTGTGGTTTTCACCATATACAACGCGTCAACAG GAAAGGTGGAGACAATTAATGCAAGAGAAACCGCTCCAATGAGTGCTTCAGAGAACATGTTCGGCAGTGACCCTGAGAAAGCAAAACCAG GATTATTCATAGCTGTGCCAGGAGAACTACGTGGTTATGCGCTGGCACACAAAAGACACGGGAGACTGCCATGGAAGGAGCTGTTTGAGCCCAGTATAAAGCTGGCATTAGATGGATTTCGGATTGGCAAGGCCTTGGCCAGAGCCATTAATGAGACTCGTCATACAATTCTGAATGATAAAACATTGTG TGAAGTGTTTTGTGACTCAAACAATAAAACCTTGAAGGAAAATGATACTATAAGATTTCCCAAACTAGCAGACACCTATAAGAAGATAGCAGAAGAAGGACCAGATGCCTTTTACAATGGGTCATTGACTCAGACTATAGTGGATGATATCAATGCTGCAG GAGGGATTATAACACGTGAGGACCTGAAGAATTATCAGGCAGTGCTGAATGAGTATGCATTAAACTTTACTGTGGGGAAATACATATTTCATGCTCCTGATGCTCCATTCGGTGGACCTGTGCTCGCTCTGATACTCAACATACtcaaag GTTACAACATCTCAAGCAGCAGTGTGTCCACAATAAAGAACAAGACTTTGATGTATCATCGCATGATAGAGGCGTTCCGCTTCGCTGATGCCCAAAAGAGTAAACTGGGAGACCCAAATTATAATAACATCACTGAG ATTGTCCAAAAAATGACCTCAGTGAGCTTTGCAGACCACATCAGGAGTAAGATTAAAGATGACAACAAACAAGACAGCTACTATGAGCAGGAGGGCATTGATAAAGTGCCTGATGACCATGGCACATCTCACCTGTCAGTCATCGCAGAAGATGGGAGTGCAGTGGCAGTCACCAGCAGTATCAATGACTA CTTTGGTTCGGGGGTGATGTCACACTCAACAggcattatatttaatgacCAAATGAGGGATTTCAATGATCCTGAGGTGATAAATGGAGTTAGCAACAACAACTTAATTAAACCAG GTAAAAGGCCACTTTCATCAAAGTGTCCCACAATAATATTGGACGAACAGAGCAGAAAAGTCAAAATGGTGGTTGGAGGTGCAGGAGGAACAAATATCACCACATCAGTTGCTCAG GTGATCCTGAACTATCTGTTCTTTGACTATGACCTGCAGAATTCTGTTAATGAACCCAGAGTTCAGATCACGCTGAATGTGACAAATATAGAAGCTGAATTTAATAAG AAACATTATCAGTGGTCCAGGCGGTCGTACAACAGAGGGACAAAATCTGTACTGAATCCGACCACAGGAATTACGGCTCTCCTGCTGGATACTGAGCGCTGCTCCTGCGATCATGCTGCTGTTGAGCCAGCAAAAGTAAAACCGTTGTCTAGTGACAGATCCAGACATGTTTGTTGGGATGCAATAAAACTTGAGCAGGCAACATGCAGAAAGTTATTCATAAATAACATTGTTTCAGCCATTCTACATTACGATATCCCACAGCACCTAAAAATGCTGCATATTTTATCTGTAGTATtccagtttgtccattttttttaa